TCGTTGTCATTTCCTTCTCCGCCATCTCACGCAGGAAGCGGTTCGGCGACTGCCGCGCGACTTCGTCCCACATCATGTAGGCGACGGTCAGATCCCCGGCGTGCTGACGCGAGAATGCGGCGAAGCGGGCGGCCTGGGGCGGCGCATCCGGCATGCGCGAAGCGCGCTCGAACATCGCACCGGCCTTTCGAAGCTCGCGCCCGCCGGGCCGCACGTAGTAGAGGAAGCCGAGCCGAAACGCGAGCCACCCGCTGGCGGGATTCGCGTCGATGCCTTTGAGCATCAGCTGCTCGGCGCGCGCGAAGTCTCCGCCTTCCTGGGCGAGCGCGAAGGCTCCGAACACGTAGGCCGCCTGGAACCCCGGCGCCAGCGAGGTGACGATGTCGAAGACGTGGTACATGCTCCGGAACTGATTGTCGACGAGCCGATGCGCGCCGTAGTACTGAACGGCGCGCAGCCACGCGAGGTCGGCTGCGCTCTCGGCATGACCGAGTGTTGCGGGCTTCAGGTGCTTGCCCGACGGGTAGTACGCCAGCTCCTCGAGCGGCCGAGGATGCGGGAGCTTCGCCCACGCGATGCGCGCGAGCGCGAACGCGCCGCCACCCAGCACCAGCGCGACGAGCCACGCCGCGCCGAGGCGCCGCATCAGAATGCTCCGGGACTCGACCGCCGCGCTCATTTGAAGTCGCGGGACTGAAACGCTGCCGCACCGAGCGCCAGAACGCAACCGACATAGAGCACGGCGTAGCCGGTCGCGATCATCAGGTGAAACGCCGAGGTCACCTCGCCGCTGGCAGCCAGCGTGCGGATGTTGAAGATCGGGAGATTCGGGACCACATCCGCCACGACTCGCAGTGTGACGCCGAGCGCGTCGGGGAATTGCGCAGCGAAACCACGCAGGTCGTAGCTCCACTGCCCGACGCAATAGAAGCCGAGGGTGTAGAGCGCCGAGAGCACCGGCGTCGAGAGCGCCGAGCACATCACCGCGATGGCGGTGACGACGCTCAGCTCGAGTCCCGACATGTAGACCGCCTGCAGGATCGCCGGGGCCAGATGCGCGCTTCCGCCGATCGCGAGCAGCCCGCACAGCACCAGCCCGAGCACCACTGCAACCGTCCAGAGGGCCGCGGTTAGTCCCGCCCACTTGCCGACCAGATACACCGGACGCGCGATCGGCCGCGAGAGCAGGTTGTAGATCGTGCGGCGATCGATCTCCTTGGCGACGAGGCTGGTGCCGACCATCAGCACGGCCA
This window of the Candidatus Eisenbacteria bacterium genome carries:
- a CDS encoding ABC transporter permease → MKSYLIARNTFREATRDRVLVGLCVAGAVAMLATLGLSPLALGEGQRLTVDLGLSVISVLGMLAVLMVGTSLVAKEIDRRTIYNLLSRPIARPVYLVGKWAGLTAALWTVAVVLGLVLCGLLAIGGSAHLAPAILQAVYMSGLELSVVTAIAVMCSALSTPVLSALYTLGFYCVGQWSYDLRGFAAQFPDALGVTLRVVADVVPNLPIFNIRTLAASGEVTSAFHLMIATGYAVLYVGCVLALGAAAFQSRDFK